Proteins from one Coregonus clupeaformis isolate EN_2021a chromosome 29, ASM2061545v1, whole genome shotgun sequence genomic window:
- the LOC121544980 gene encoding KH domain-containing, RNA-binding, signal transduction-associated protein 1-like isoform X1: MSSDAKPEPKKAKMENESKYLPELLAEKDSLDSSFTHAMKLLSAEIERIQKGETKKETERETYLDLFTTKNIKVKERVLIPVKQYPRFNFVGKILGPQGNTIKRLQEETGAKISVLGKGSMRDKVKEEELRKGGEPKYAHLGMELHVFIEVFAPIPEAYLRMAHAMDEVKKFLIPQDTMDGICQDQFMEIGYLNGGQDSQSRGRGGPPGRGRGAPPPNSAGARGRGMPPRGGAPRGGTQRGGASRGGPPRGGSARGAPAGRGGPPSTPARGGTAPRSRPPTPGTPRMLPSPAHSHQQHQHQHQHAPPPKAEAYNEYPAYEESYAEPAYEGYDNYYSQQPPQADTEYYDYGHGEAQEAYEPYAQDDWEGSWSSTGGKAPPARQDKRGAYREHPYGRY; this comes from the exons ATGAGTTCCGACGCTAAGCCCGAGCCTAAAAAAGCCAAAATGGAGAATGAAAGCAAATATCTCCCCGAGCTTCTGGCAGAAAAAGACAGTCTGGATTCTTCATTCACTCATGCAATGAAACTTCTATCTGCAG AGATAGAACGGATTCAGAAaggagagacaaagaaagagacagaaagagaaacttACCTGGACCTGTTTACCACAAAGAACATCAAGGTCAAGGAACGTGTGCTCATTCCTGTCAAGCAGTACCCAAGG TTCAACTTCGTTGGTAAGATTTTGGGACCCCAGGGGAACACGATCAAGCGACTCCAGGAGGAGACTGGAGCAAAGATCTCAGTGTTGGGCAAAGGTTCCATGAGGGACAAGGTGAAG GAGGAAGAGCTGAGAAAGGGTGGCGAGCCCAAATATGCTCATCTGGGCATGGAACTGCATGTCTTCATAGAGGTGTTTGCTCCCATACCTGAGGCATACCTGCGCATGGCTCACGCCATGGACGAGGTCAAGAAGTTCCTCATCCCT CAGGACACCATGGATGGTATATGCCAGGATCAGTTCATGGAGATTGGCTACCTGAATGGCGGTCAGGATTCACAATCCAGGGGACGAGGGGGCCCTCCAGGCAGGGGCAGGGGAGCACCCCCACCCAACTCAGCAGGAGCCAG GGGGCGAGGAATGCCACCTCGTGGAGGAGCCCCCCGTGGAGGCACCCAACGTGGTGGAGCTTCCCGAGGAGGACCTCCCAGGGGTGGTTCTGCCAGGGGGGCTCCAGCTGGTCGGGGTGGACCCCCCTCTACACCCGCTAGAGGAGGCACAGCACCCCGTTCCAGACCCCCCACCCCAGGGACACCAAGGATGCTCCCGTCTCCAGCCCACTCCCACCAGCAGCACCAACATCAGCATCAACACGCACCACCACCCAAGGCTGAGGCCTACAATGAATAT CCTGCCTATGAAGAAAGCTACGCTGAGCCTGCATATGAAGGTTATGACAACTATTACAGTCAACAACCTCCACAAGC GGACACTGAGTACTATGACTATGGACATGGAGAGGCTCAGGAGGCTTATGAACCCTATG cCCAGGACGATTGGGAGGGTTCCTGGTCCTCCACTGGAGGCAAAGCCCCTCCAGCGAGGCAGGATAAGCGGGGGGCCTACAGAGAGCATCCATACGGAAGATACTGA
- the LOC121544980 gene encoding KH domain-containing, RNA-binding, signal transduction-associated protein 1-like isoform X2 encodes MSSDAKPEPKKAKMENESKYLPELLAEKDSLDSSFTHAMKLLSAEIERIQKGETKKETERETYLDLFTTKNIKVKERVLIPVKQYPRFNFVGKILGPQGNTIKRLQEETGAKISVLGKGSMRDKVKEEELRKGGEPKYAHLGMELHVFIEVFAPIPEAYLRMAHAMDEVKKFLIPDTMDGICQDQFMEIGYLNGGQDSQSRGRGGPPGRGRGAPPPNSAGARGRGMPPRGGAPRGGTQRGGASRGGPPRGGSARGAPAGRGGPPSTPARGGTAPRSRPPTPGTPRMLPSPAHSHQQHQHQHQHAPPPKAEAYNEYPAYEESYAEPAYEGYDNYYSQQPPQADTEYYDYGHGEAQEAYEPYAQDDWEGSWSSTGGKAPPARQDKRGAYREHPYGRY; translated from the exons ATGAGTTCCGACGCTAAGCCCGAGCCTAAAAAAGCCAAAATGGAGAATGAAAGCAAATATCTCCCCGAGCTTCTGGCAGAAAAAGACAGTCTGGATTCTTCATTCACTCATGCAATGAAACTTCTATCTGCAG AGATAGAACGGATTCAGAAaggagagacaaagaaagagacagaaagagaaacttACCTGGACCTGTTTACCACAAAGAACATCAAGGTCAAGGAACGTGTGCTCATTCCTGTCAAGCAGTACCCAAGG TTCAACTTCGTTGGTAAGATTTTGGGACCCCAGGGGAACACGATCAAGCGACTCCAGGAGGAGACTGGAGCAAAGATCTCAGTGTTGGGCAAAGGTTCCATGAGGGACAAGGTGAAG GAGGAAGAGCTGAGAAAGGGTGGCGAGCCCAAATATGCTCATCTGGGCATGGAACTGCATGTCTTCATAGAGGTGTTTGCTCCCATACCTGAGGCATACCTGCGCATGGCTCACGCCATGGACGAGGTCAAGAAGTTCCTCATCCCT GACACCATGGATGGTATATGCCAGGATCAGTTCATGGAGATTGGCTACCTGAATGGCGGTCAGGATTCACAATCCAGGGGACGAGGGGGCCCTCCAGGCAGGGGCAGGGGAGCACCCCCACCCAACTCAGCAGGAGCCAG GGGGCGAGGAATGCCACCTCGTGGAGGAGCCCCCCGTGGAGGCACCCAACGTGGTGGAGCTTCCCGAGGAGGACCTCCCAGGGGTGGTTCTGCCAGGGGGGCTCCAGCTGGTCGGGGTGGACCCCCCTCTACACCCGCTAGAGGAGGCACAGCACCCCGTTCCAGACCCCCCACCCCAGGGACACCAAGGATGCTCCCGTCTCCAGCCCACTCCCACCAGCAGCACCAACATCAGCATCAACACGCACCACCACCCAAGGCTGAGGCCTACAATGAATAT CCTGCCTATGAAGAAAGCTACGCTGAGCCTGCATATGAAGGTTATGACAACTATTACAGTCAACAACCTCCACAAGC GGACACTGAGTACTATGACTATGGACATGGAGAGGCTCAGGAGGCTTATGAACCCTATG cCCAGGACGATTGGGAGGGTTCCTGGTCCTCCACTGGAGGCAAAGCCCCTCCAGCGAGGCAGGATAAGCGGGGGGCCTACAGAGAGCATCCATACGGAAGATACTGA